Genomic window (Candidatus Binatia bacterium):
GGGCGGCGTCACCGCGCTCACCAGCGCGGATCTCGACGCCGACGGCGCGCGCGACCTGGTCGCGCTCGGCCGCGGCGGACGGAGCTGGATCTTCCTCGGCGCCGCGGACCACGGCTTCGTGCGCGTCGCGCAGGCGCTGCCGGCGATCGAGCGCTGCGACGGCCGCGCGATCGCCGCGCGTGACCTCGACGGCGACGGCCGCATCGAGCTCGTCGCGCGCTGGGAGGACGACGCCGGCGCGCTCGCGCCCGAGCGCTGCCCGAGCGGCGGCGGCGTCGCCGCGTGGACCGTCGAGCCCGCAGAAAATTGACACTATGTACAATTCACGCTAGCACGGCCGCTCGTGACGACGGCGGCAAAGACGACCGCGAGGCGCACGCCGGCGAAGCGCAGCTACCTGCCGGCCGACCGCCGGCGCGCCGAGCTGCTCGCGGTCGCGGCGCGCATCGTTCTCGAGCGCGGCTGGCGCGCGCTCACCATGAAGGGGCTGGCCGACGCGGCCGGGGTGAGCCGCCAGCTCGTCTACCAGCACTTCCCGGATCTGCCGGAGCTGCTGGTCGCGGTCACGGAGCACCTCTACGAGCGCGCACGCGAGGCGACGGTCGCGATCATCGAGCAGGGCGCCGCCGAGGATCCCGGCACCGTCGCGCAGCGCAGCTACGAGCTCTACCTCGAGCTGCCGCCCGAGCAGCGCCGCATCCTGCGCGCGCTCAGCGCCGCTTCGGCGAGCGACGTCCCCGATCTGCACCGCGCGCAGCGCTACGTGCGCGACAAGATCCTCGAGCTGTGGACGCCGGACGTGCGCGAGCGCACGGCGCTGCCGCCGAAGACGGCACGCGCGCTCGCCTGGATGATGATCAACGCGGTGTGGGGTCTCGCCGACCTGGTCGACGACGGCGAGATCGCGCTGCCGCAGGCGCGCACGCTGCTCGGCCGCTTCGCGCGCCTCGTCGCGCAGCCATCGAACGCCGTGTCGTCAAGCAAAGCGCGCGCGAACGGCGCGCGGCCGCGGCGTCCGCGTCGCACGAAGAGCAAGAGCAAGAAAGGAACGTTTTCGTGAAGCCCTACCGCCTGCACGGCATGGTGCAGTCCTACTTCACCCGCAAGATGACCGGGTACCTCGAGTACAAGGGCATCCCGTACCTGCTGCGTCGCTTCTACGGCATGTCCGAGGAGTCGCTGGCGGCGGGCTTCCCCGGCGGCATCCCCGCGATGCAGACGCCGGACGGCGAGTGGATGTGGGACTCGACGGCGATGATCCACCACCTCGAGCTGCGCTTCCCCGAGCGCAGCGTGCTGCCCGACGATCCCGTGCAGCGCTTCCTCGCCTACGTCATCGAGGACGCGGCCGACGAGTGGTACTACCGCGTCGCCGTCGGCTCGCGCTGGAGCTTCGAGGAGAACCACCGTGTCGGCGGCTGGGAGCTCGCGCGCGACTTCACCGTGCGCACGCCGATCCCCTGCGAGCAGGCCTACGCCGCGACCGGCGCGCACGTCACCGCGTCGCTCGCGCCGCTCGGCGTGACGCCGGACAACGTGCAGCGCTGGATGGACGAGGTGCTGCGGCCGTGGCTGCGCGTCGCGGGCGCGCACCTCGCGGCGCGACCGTACGTGTTCGGCGAGCGCGCCTCGCTCGCCGACTTCGGGATCTTCGGCGGCAACGCGGCACACTTCGTCAACGACCCGCTGTGCCGGCGCTGGGTCGACGAGGACGCGCCGGCGCTCGTGCTGCACACGAACCGTCTGCTCGAGCCCGAGGATCAGCCCTTCGGCGACTGGGACGACGCCCGCGAGCTCGCGCCGACGCTGCTCGATCTGCTGCGCGAGCTCGGCCGCATGTACCTGCCGTGGGTGAGCCGCGCGTGCGTCGACGGCGAGGCGGACCTCACGTTTTCGGACGGCACGACGGTGCGGATCCGCGCCACCGACTTCCTGCGCGAGGCGCGCGGCGTGTTGCTCGCGCGCTACGTCGCGCTGCGCAGCCCCGAGCTCGACGCCGTGCTCGAGCGCGCCGGGCTGCTACGCTACTTCGCGGACTACGTCGGCCACGCGACCACGGTGCCCGATTACGCGGCGCCGCCGCGCCCGGCTCTGAACCGGCCGTTCCCGCCGGCTTGACGTTCGAGGAGAAGCGCCAT
Coding sequences:
- a CDS encoding TetR/AcrR family transcriptional regulator, with amino-acid sequence MTTAAKTTARRTPAKRSYLPADRRRAELLAVAARIVLERGWRALTMKGLADAAGVSRQLVYQHFPDLPELLVAVTEHLYERAREATVAIIEQGAAEDPGTVAQRSYELYLELPPEQRRILRALSAASASDVPDLHRAQRYVRDKILELWTPDVRERTALPPKTARALAWMMINAVWGLADLVDDGEIALPQARTLLGRFARLVAQPSNAVSSSKARANGARPRRPRRTKSKSKKGTFS
- a CDS encoding glutathione S-transferase family protein — translated: MKPYRLHGMVQSYFTRKMTGYLEYKGIPYLLRRFYGMSEESLAAGFPGGIPAMQTPDGEWMWDSTAMIHHLELRFPERSVLPDDPVQRFLAYVIEDAADEWYYRVAVGSRWSFEENHRVGGWELARDFTVRTPIPCEQAYAATGAHVTASLAPLGVTPDNVQRWMDEVLRPWLRVAGAHLAARPYVFGERASLADFGIFGGNAAHFVNDPLCRRWVDEDAPALVLHTNRLLEPEDQPFGDWDDARELAPTLLDLLRELGRMYLPWVSRACVDGEADLTFSDGTTVRIRATDFLREARGVLLARYVALRSPELDAVLERAGLLRYFADYVGHATTVPDYAAPPRPALNRPFPPA